A window from Mycolicibacterium tokaiense encodes these proteins:
- a CDS encoding heme NO-binding domain-containing protein, whose product MKGVLLNAVEEAVSRRWGGDMWDDLLDACHLQGAYTALGNYPDGELTALADAAAERLQCSSDDVLRLLGRLTLQPLMSRHAGLYETPTSVREFLPRINDVIHPQVLKLYPGASVPRFVLRDSGAELELDYLSVRSMCMLAEGLILGVADHCEEAVTVDQPSCKKRGDPRCTIRIRGAR is encoded by the coding sequence ATGAAGGGTGTGCTCCTCAACGCGGTCGAAGAAGCGGTGTCGCGCCGGTGGGGTGGCGACATGTGGGATGACCTGCTCGACGCGTGTCATCTGCAGGGGGCCTACACGGCATTGGGCAACTACCCCGACGGAGAACTCACCGCGCTCGCCGATGCTGCCGCCGAGCGCTTGCAGTGCTCCTCCGACGATGTTCTGCGCCTCCTCGGACGACTCACCTTGCAGCCGCTGATGTCTCGGCACGCCGGCTTGTACGAGACGCCGACCTCGGTCCGTGAGTTCCTACCCAGAATCAACGATGTGATCCATCCCCAGGTTCTCAAGCTCTACCCGGGGGCATCGGTGCCGCGGTTCGTGCTTCGCGACAGCGGCGCCGAACTGGAGCTGGACTATTTATCGGTGCGCAGCATGTGCATGCTCGCCGAGGGTTTGATTCTCGGGGTCGCCGACCATTGTGAGGAGGCTGTGACGGTGGATCAGCCCAGTTGCAAGAAGCGGGGCGATCCCCGCTGCACCATCCGGATACGGGGCGCTCGGTGA